Proteins found in one Cheilinus undulatus linkage group 9, ASM1832078v1, whole genome shotgun sequence genomic segment:
- the si:ch211-127m7.2 gene encoding uncharacterized protein si:ch211-127m7.2: protein MTDRHRELPSWMSKKEGKVTEKEPLKSRRKRKAARAVFYCMNEKELVVAAVSFLTNAASGDDAPLLSDQKVEGKAKDVSRRIMESPATPKKLTEVLQDESSDCSDAQDMTYVSETDLDITEVETLPYTGNMQHPGPEGQRPEPDQTLTKVEHTQKPADAAEDDDALRLVREIFFT from the exons ATGACAGACAGGCACCGCGAGCTGCCATCATGGATGTCGAAGAAAGAGGGGAAAGTGACGGAGAAAGAGCCGTTGAAGAGCAGGAGAAAACGGAAGGCTGCGAG GGCTGTTTTCTACTGCATGAACGAGAAGGAGCTGGTAGTGGCAGCTGTCTCTTTTCTCACCAACGCTGCTTCCGGGGACGACGCACCTCTCCTGAGTGACCAAAAG gttGAAGGTAAGGCAAAAGATGTCTCTAGGAGGATAATGGAGAGCCCGGCTACCCCAAAGAAGCTGACAGAGGTGTTACAGGACGAGTCATCTGACTGCAGTGATGCCCAGGACATGACGTATGTTTCAGAAACAGACTTGGACATTACAGAGGTTGAGACTCTGCCATACACTGGAAACATGCAGCATCCAGGACCTGAGGGTCAACGGCCAGAACCAGATCAGACTTTGACTAAAGTGGAGCACACACAGAAGCCAGCAGATGCAGCTGAGGATGATGATGCTTTACGGCTGGTGCGGGAAATTTTTTTCACCTGA
- the LOC121514479 gene encoding protein TsetseEP-like: protein MGNRLSRRRDAPASSAEAAATEQKTAEEPAAVPAAEPAPVPAAEPAAEDSGITQEAVQDEEVIVGEPVTPVACLPSEDCVAVCKGAEAPPAPEPEPVAKEAPAPVQPEPPVQVSEPEPVAAPEPVSAPEPVPEPVAEAQLAPEPAPEPVTEPEPIPEPEPTSQPEPEVEPVPESLPPPVEAPEPQIDLLTQESLPEPELPSPPLIDLGVPDEAPEPVDTPLIPEPVSAVESADVIPVVEGGLDGTEDPVVSALEPEKSEETSEFLEKHIEVEVTEDLEKLMGDVNMENVNGLLKNLELKGNDLLTDLIPNDVTIADDTLITNMSTPAELM from the coding sequence ATGGGTAACAGGCTCAGCAGAAGGCGAGACGCCCCGGCCAGCAGTGCTGAAGCTGCTGCCACTGAACAGAAGACTGCAGAGGAGCCAGCAGCCGTACCAGCAGCTGAACCAGCACCCGTACCTGCAGCCGAACCAGCAGCTGAGGACTCTGGGATAACGCAGGAGGCTGTACAGGATGAAGAAGTGATTGTGGGTGAGCCAGTGACACCCGTGGCATGTTTACCTTCTGAAGATTGTGTGGCAGTGTGTAAGGGGGCGGAGGCTCCTCCTGCCCCTGAACCAGAGCCTGTGGCAAAGGAAGCCCCAGCTCCAGTCCAGCCTGAACCTCCTGTCCAAGTCAGTGAACCAGAACCTGTTGCAGCACCTGAACCTGTTTCAGCACCTGAACCTGTTCCCGAACCAGTTGCCGAAGCTCAGCTTGCTCCAGAACCTGCTCCAGAGCCTGTTACTGAACCAGAACCCATTCCTGAGCCCGAGCCTACCTCACAACCAGAGCCAGAAGTTGAGCCAGTCCCTGAGTCACTCCCACCTCCAGTtgaggctccagagccacagatAGACCTGCTTACCCAGGAGTCCCTCCCTGAGCCAGAGCTTCCTTCACCACCTCTGATCGATCTGGGCGTCCCCGATGAAGCCCCTGAACCTGTTGACACACCCCTCATCCCTGAACCTGTCAGTGCAGTCGAGTCCGCAGACGTGATCCCAGTTGTTGAAGGAGGCCTAGACGGAACTGAGGATCCTGTCGTTTCAGCATTGGAGCCGGAAAAGTCAGAGGAAACATCAGAGTTCCTGGAGAAGCATATTGAGGTGGAGGTGACAGAAGATCTGGAGAAGCTGATGGGTGATGTCAACATGGAAAATGTAAATGGACTACTAAAGAACTTGGAGCTGAAAGGAAATGACCTGCTTACTGATCTCATTCCCAATGATGTCACAATTGCAGACGACACTCTCATCACAAACATGAGCACTCCTGCAGAGCTGATGTGA